A window from Pseudooceanicola algae encodes these proteins:
- the cyoB gene encoding cytochrome o ubiquinol oxidase subunit I, whose protein sequence is MATEHALPAQTVSPIFGRLNLDWIPYHEPILIGTFAGVALAGLIGFFLMTYFRLWMPFWKNWVTTVDHKKIGIMYMVLGFIMLVRGFTDALMMRAQQAMAAGGAEGYLPPHHFDQVFTAHGVIMIFFVGMAFITGFMNFVMPLQIGARDVAFPFLNNFSFWMTVSGALLLNLSLFIGEFARTGWLAFPPLSGSSYSTGPGMDYYLWSLQIAGVGTTLSGINMLATIFKMRAPGMSLMKMPIFTWTTLCTNVLIVAAFPVLTATLTLLTLDRYLGMHFFTNDFGGNAMMYVNLIWIWGHPEVYILILPCFGIFSEIVATYSGKAIFGYKTMVWATACIMVLSFLVWLHHFFTMGSGANVNTFFGITTMIIAVPTGVKVFNWLFTFYKGRVRFETPLLWTLGFIIVFTIGGMSGVLLAVPPVDFQLHNTLFLVAHFHNVIIGGVIFGIMAGVSYWFPKAFGFRLNDTWGRRSFWFWFTGFFFAFVPLYALGLMGATRRLNSYMDTGWQIYFIVAAFGAVLILLGIICTFVMFAVSIRDRKALAVGGDPWGGRTLEWATQSPPAPYNFPEELHVVERDEWWRMKADGFQWSERYSPIHMPRGTATGVILSGAALVCGFAMVWYIWWLAIVSFLACIGIAIAHTFNYDRDYYIPEEEVALTENKEALA, encoded by the coding sequence ATGGCAACGGAACATGCACTTCCGGCCCAGACGGTGTCGCCGATCTTCGGCCGCCTCAACCTGGACTGGATCCCCTACCACGAACCGATCCTGATCGGCACCTTCGCAGGCGTCGCCCTTGCCGGTCTGATCGGGTTCTTCCTGATGACCTATTTCCGGCTCTGGATGCCCTTCTGGAAGAACTGGGTCACCACGGTCGACCACAAGAAGATCGGCATCATGTACATGGTGCTGGGCTTCATCATGCTGGTCCGGGGCTTTACCGATGCGCTGATGATGCGCGCCCAGCAGGCCATGGCCGCCGGGGGCGCAGAGGGCTACCTTCCGCCGCACCACTTCGATCAGGTCTTCACGGCGCATGGGGTCATCATGATCTTCTTCGTCGGCATGGCCTTCATCACCGGCTTCATGAACTTCGTCATGCCGCTGCAAATCGGCGCGCGGGACGTGGCCTTCCCCTTCCTGAACAACTTCTCGTTCTGGATGACGGTCTCCGGCGCGCTGCTGCTGAACCTGTCGCTGTTCATCGGTGAATTCGCCCGGACCGGCTGGCTGGCCTTCCCGCCCTTGTCGGGGTCGAGCTATTCGACCGGGCCGGGGATGGATTACTATCTCTGGTCGCTTCAGATCGCGGGGGTCGGCACCACCCTTTCGGGGATCAACATGCTGGCCACCATCTTCAAGATGCGCGCGCCGGGCATGAGCCTGATGAAGATGCCGATCTTCACCTGGACCACGCTGTGCACCAACGTGCTGATCGTTGCCGCCTTCCCGGTGCTGACGGCCACGCTGACCCTGCTGACGCTGGACCGCTACCTGGGCATGCACTTCTTCACCAACGACTTCGGCGGCAACGCCATGATGTACGTGAACCTGATCTGGATCTGGGGTCACCCGGAGGTCTACATCCTGATCCTGCCCTGCTTCGGCATCTTCTCGGAAATCGTCGCGACCTATTCCGGCAAGGCGATCTTCGGCTACAAGACCATGGTCTGGGCCACCGCCTGCATCATGGTGCTGTCCTTCCTCGTCTGGCTGCACCACTTCTTCACCATGGGCTCGGGCGCCAATGTGAATACCTTCTTCGGGATCACGACGATGATCATCGCCGTGCCGACAGGGGTCAAGGTCTTCAACTGGCTGTTCACCTTCTACAAGGGCCGCGTCCGGTTCGAGACCCCGCTTCTGTGGACCCTCGGCTTCATCATCGTCTTCACCATCGGGGGCATGTCGGGTGTGCTGCTGGCCGTGCCGCCGGTCGATTTCCAGCTACACAATACACTGTTCCTTGTCGCCCACTTCCACAATGTCATCATCGGCGGGGTAATCTTCGGCATCATGGCCGGGGTCAGCTACTGGTTCCCCAAGGCCTTCGGCTTCCGGCTGAACGACACCTGGGGGCGGCGCAGCTTCTGGTTCTGGTTCACCGGGTTCTTCTTTGCCTTCGTGCCGCTTTACGCGCTTGGGCTTATGGGGGCGACCCGGCGTCTGAACAGCTACATGGACACCGGCTGGCAGATCTACTTCATCGTGGCCGCCTTCGGCGCGGTGCTGATCCTGCTGGGCATCATCTGCACCTTCGTGATGTTCGCCGTCTCGATCCGCGACCGCAAGGCGCTGGCCGTCGGTGGCGATCCCTGGGGGGGCCGGACGCTGGAATGGGCGACGCAATCGCCGCCCGCGCCCTATAACTTCCCCGAGGAACTGCATGTCGTGGAACGCGACGAATGGTGGCGGATGAAGGCCGATGGCTTCCAGTGGTCCGAGCGGTACAGCCCGATCCACATGCCCCGGGGCACGGCCA
- the cyoA gene encoding ubiquinol oxidase subunit II, which translates to MLRFVKLPMIAASALLLAGCRYDVLAPSGWVAVQERNLLIISTLLMLIVIIPVLFLGIYLPWKYRADRPDPSDYDPSFIHSTKLEVLIWGVPVAIIVALGAVTYVYTHRLDPYRPLDIAGTPLKVEAVSLDWKWLFIYPEEGVAAVNELALPAGRPVEISLTSSTVMNTLSIPALSGMVYSMAGMETKLHLVADHAGTFAGRSAHYSGPGFSQMTFDTLAMEEGDFDAWVQKARNGDTALTRAAYMELEKPSIAAPVQHFGNVAEGLFDRIVGLCVEDGKVCMSQMMMQDMHGGGGKEGIPNAAAYEYDNPRRIDGHGNLMPPLPGSQSDHDLLSQYPWNDPDQLCGLPAEQEKV; encoded by the coding sequence TTGCTCAGATTCGTCAAACTCCCCATGATTGCGGCTTCGGCCCTGTTGCTGGCGGGGTGTCGCTATGACGTTCTCGCGCCCAGTGGCTGGGTGGCGGTGCAGGAACGCAACCTGCTGATCATCTCGACCCTGCTGATGCTGATCGTCATCATCCCGGTGCTGTTCCTCGGGATCTACCTGCCCTGGAAGTACCGCGCCGACCGGCCCGACCCCTCGGATTACGATCCCTCCTTCATCCATTCCACCAAGCTGGAGGTCCTGATCTGGGGCGTGCCCGTCGCGATCATCGTGGCGCTTGGCGCGGTCACATATGTCTACACCCACCGGCTGGACCCCTATCGCCCGCTCGACATCGCCGGCACGCCGCTGAAGGTCGAAGCGGTCTCGCTCGACTGGAAATGGCTGTTCATCTACCCCGAAGAAGGTGTCGCCGCGGTCAATGAACTGGCCCTGCCCGCCGGGCGCCCGGTCGAGATCAGCCTGACCTCTTCGACGGTGATGAACACCCTGTCGATCCCGGCGCTGAGCGGCATGGTCTATTCCATGGCCGGGATGGAGACCAAGCTGCACCTTGTGGCCGATCACGCCGGCACCTTCGCGGGTCGGTCGGCCCATTATTCGGGGCCGGGCTTCAGCCAGATGACCTTTGACACGCTGGCGATGGAGGAAGGCGATTTCGACGCCTGGGTGCAGAAGGCACGCAACGGCGACACGGCCCTGACGCGCGCCGCCTACATGGAGCTTGAAAAGCCCAGCATCGCCGCTCCGGTCCAGCATTTCGGCAATGTCGCCGAGGGGCTGTTCGACCGGATCGTCGGGCTCTGTGTCGAAGACGGCAAGGTCTGCATGAGTCAGATGATGATGCAGGACATGCATGGCGGCGGCGGCAAGGAAGGCATTCCCAATGCCGCCGCCTATGAATACGACAACCCGCGCCGCATCGACGGGCACGGCAACCTGATGCCACCGCTGCCGGGGTCGCAGTCCGATCACGACCTGCTGTCGCAATATCCCTGGAACGATCCCGATCAGCTTTGCGGTCTGCCCGCCGAGCAGGAGAAAGTATAA